In Oncorhynchus tshawytscha isolate Ot180627B unplaced genomic scaffold, Otsh_v2.0 Un_contig_7015_pilon_pilon, whole genome shotgun sequence, the genomic window TTTCAGGCTGGGGCTGTTGTGGTTTTGGTTTTGGTTTTGGACCTCGCTTTTTCTTCACCGGAGGCTCTAGAGGCAGAGGACTGGGTTTTCTTTTGAGTGGAGGTACAGGTGCAGTTTCAAGAGGTACAGCTACAGCCGGTTCTTTAGGTTTCTCAGGTGGAGCGACAGGTATACTAATGTCTGTTACACTGGTATCTGTTACACTGTTGTCTTTTATGCTGGTGTCTGTTACACTGGTGTCTGTTACACTGGTGTCTGTTACACTGGTCTCTGTTACATTGGGATCTGATACACTAGTGTCTGTTACTCTGGTGTCTGTTACACTGACGTCTGTTGCAATGGTGTCGGTTTCACTGGTGTCGGTTTTACTGGTGTCTGGTTTACTGGTGTCTGTTACACTGGTGTCTGGTTTACTGGTGTCTGTTATACTGGTGTTGGTTTTACTGGGGTCTGTTACTCTGGTGTCTGTTACACTGGTGTCTTTTACACTGGTGTCTGTTACACTGGTGTCTGGTTTACTGGTGTCTGTTACACTGACGTCTGTTACACTGGTGTTTGTTACACTGGTGTCTGGTTTACTAGTGTCTGTTACACTGGTGTCTGGTTTACTGGTGTCTGTTACACTGACGTCTGTTACACTGGTGTCTGTTACACTGGTGTCTGGTTTACTGGAGTCTGTTACACTGGTGTCTGTTATACTTGTGTCTGTCTGGTTAGGAAAGACAGGGATGGCTGGCTCTATGCTCATACGTTCCTCATTTTGTGACACTGCATTGGGCTTTGTTATACCTGTCAGGGTTTGAGTCAGGATTCCCTCAGATTGCGCCTTCTCTTTTTCCTTTGGAAGCTTATCCTGGGGGGGCTTTCTGGATCTCAGGACCATGTTCTTTCCGTCCTTGCCTGGAGCTTTCACTTCCTGTTTCCCATCACCTTGCTGACTGTTGATGCTCAAGCTCTTCTGGCCTCTTCCTGGACCCCCTGTTATGGGTTGAATGGGACCTTCCTGTTCTGCCAACTTCGACTTAGAGCCCGTACCCCTGGGACGACCACGGGGTGCTCCTTCAGTTGGTTTTGGACCAGGTTTTGGTCCTGGTTTTGGACCCGTTTTAGGCCCTGGTTTTAGAACTGTTTTTGGGCCTGGTTTAGGCCCAGGTTTTAAACCTGGTTTTGGGCTGGGCTTCGAATCGGGTTTCAAACCTGGTTTTGGTCCTGGTTTTAGACTTGGCTTTGAACCTTGTTTTGGTCCTGGTTTAGGCCCTGGTTTTAACCCTGACTTCGGGCCTGGTTTTGGGCCTGGTTTCGAACCTGGTTTCCGCCCTGGTTTCCGTCTTTCAGGGGGCTGGGGATCCTTAGGAGGAGTGTCCTGCGCGTTGAATGAGCGAGTGCACATTCTGGAGCGGGATCCCTCAACAAGCAGTTTGGGTGTCTCGCTCGTTGTGATTATGTCCTGGTGAGCGGACATGTCTAGCTGATCAGAGAACAGAGCACTCTTGCTGGAGGGCATGCAGGGTTTCTGCGGTGGCGAGGGggcactctccccctctctctccacactcagCTGTCTCCTGAATTCCACACCTGAGTGCATCAGTCTCCTCCTGCCTCGGCCGTGCTTCCGGCCGAAAGCCTGCGGGTGTGCAGATGGGGCCACGGGTTCTGGCTTGGCTGAGGGGGTCACAGCGCTTGGGCAGCTGATGCCTGGCTCCATGTCCTCATCACCTTTCTTTGGCGATGGTGGGGTGTTGGCCCAGGAGGGCGCTGAGTGCAGTATGGACTTCCCCGGCAGCTGAGGGGAGTCAGGCTCCAGCACGTTGGAATCGCTGTGATCAATATGGTCCCTGGTGTGAGACGGAGCTGGAGGTGTTGCTATCTCGCTGAGAGCTGAGAAAACCATCATGGCTGAGTGAGACTGGGGTGGAGTGTCACAAATGGCTGACCCACTTTCTGGggattctgctgctgctgctgttgcatcCGGTTGTGCTGCTTGGCGTTCTGTCTCTGCAGACTCTGTGTTACTGTAAGGCTGAGGCTCAGCCAGGCTCTGGCCTTCTGTTCTGCTGCACAGTTCCCCAAAAGGCTCCTCCTGTGGGCTCGTTCTATTGTTGAGGTCCTTCTCAGTTGATGGCaggctctcactctcttctccctctctctcctcagcagaCAGAGGAGAAGATATGGACTTCtggtttctctcctcctccccctcctcatcctccccctcttcttctctgctctctctcttctctgaggCAGAGAGCCTCTGGTCCAAAGCCTCGCCCCGCGGGGTAGGGGATGTGTTCTCCGAgctgtcttccttctctgttaaATATTGATCTTGGTCAAGGTCACCCCTGGAAATATAGGGGGATGTCTTCACTGAGCTCTCAGAGTCAGTGGGAGATTCGGATTTGAAGGCCTCCGATTTCATCTCCTGGCCCAGGTCTCCCTTGTGGCTGGAGTCTGAGAGGCTTGGGGACTTATCCGCCGAGTCCCCTTTGCCTTGGTCATATTTGTTTTGTATCTTGTGGTACATGTTCTCGTCGTAGCAGTAGCTCTTTCCCTCGGTCACTGCTTTGTTGATCTTGCTATACAGCGCTGGGCCTTTCTCGTCCTCTGGCCATTTCTCCCGCTTCTCAGAGGTATCTGTGACATTATCGCTGCCTCTGAGGTCACTCTCGCTGTCGGAGGTCTTTTTCACGCCATCATCCTCGTAGTCTGCTATTTTCTCTGTCCAGGCCAACTCCTCAAAGTTTTCCTTCAGTGGCAAGCCAAGACGTTGGATGTCTGGAGGGGACTGGCTCTCCTGCTTCATGGGGCTGGGAATCGTCACACTCACGGGGGACCTCTCATCCCCCACGATCTTCATGGGGGTTTGTCGGGGTTCGTGTCCCCCCTGTGACCTGGGGTCAGGGGTCATGTTGTCCCTGGAAGCCACGCTCTGCAGGCCGGACACAGAGTCACCAGACCGGGTGGACATGTCATCCGGAGAGGTCATGGAGCAGGATGAGGCCGTGTCCAGGCCCAAGTGTGTGTTGTTGGGGGCCTGAGCTGGGCTCCTGCCCTGGCCGCAGTAGTAGTACCCCCTCTCCAGCTGCTCGTCAGAACTACTGGAGTACCCCCCCTCCTGCATCTCCATGGGGACGAGCTGGTGCTGGTTGGTGCTGTAGGGGTCCTGCATGGGACCcccaccatgctgaccctcagGGCCTCCTGGCACTCCTTTGTAAACCTCTTCCTTCTTggaggagctgcctccactgctCCCAATGCTGCTGCGCTTGGCCCCCTTCTTGTTGGCGACCATGGCCTCGGAGAGCAGCAGCTGCTGCACATTGTTGGAGATGTTCTCCACCTGAGAGGTGAGGGCATTCAGGCTCCACAGGCTGGGGTTGGCAAGCAGCTTCTCAGAGAAGCGCTCCTTCATGGAAACCCCCTGTGTGTAGCTGTGCTGCGGGGTTGGGTGTGCCACATTGGGGGACGAGGACGGGTGGGAGCGCGGCGGCATCAGCAAGCCCTGGTCCTGCAGACccgctgaggaagaggaggacgaagaaGCCGCCCCTGGGGTCATTGGTGGCTGGCTGTACTGGAAGCTCTCTGGATTGGTCATCAAAGGGGAAGGGGTGGAGCTGTAGGAGGGTGAGCGGCCTACAGAGCGTGCAGGGGAGTGGCTGGAGGCGGGACTACATGTCTGGTAGTACTGCTCAGGGG contains:
- the LOC112241996 gene encoding retinoic acid-induced protein 1 isoform X2; translation: MQSFSRERSGFHGNQPCYQQEHHELSRLESYRQHPHHGQTRQVYEAHALATATGMPPAGPGAGPGPGSGPIPGPKDCYSQQAYPGYPQGNGGGVGGGVGGGGGSTPHDKKAYSGGSQGPPPTPQHMQAGGYSNHMGPGGYPAQYMSEGHLQQSKWDDPAQLAQYEQEMVGRMEPGPPGSSQYLDQNMLAHSQSQCHQPHQASAPVYTSPHHQPHPANPGQSPLMYPQSHLHYPQHPPSPSPSSSSYMEKCSPMPHCYKGYSMPPSSQYTRQMGSHSGLKQGGYRPPPQNSYSYQQTPSRGGYEPQPPLQGIPTPQETHPKYQHFSQPQQNYCLSELSVRSPEQYYQTCSPASSHSPARSVGRSPSYSSTPSPLMTNPESFQYSQPPMTPGAASSSSSSSAGLQDQGLLMPPRSHPSSSPNVAHPTPQHSYTQGVSMKERFSEKLLANPSLWSLNALTSQVENISNNVQQLLLSEAMVANKKGAKRSSIGSSGGSSSKKEEVYKGVPGGPEGQHGGGPMQDPYSTNQHQLVPMEMQEGGYSSSSDEQLERGYYYCGQGRSPAQAPNNTHLGLDTASSCSMTSPDDMSTRSGDSVSGLQSVASRDNMTPDPRSQGGHEPRQTPMKIVGDERSPVSVTIPSPMKQESQSPPDIQRLGLPLKENFEELAWTEKIADYEDDGVKKTSDSESDLRGSDNVTDTSEKREKWPEDEKGPALYSKINKAVTEGKSYCYDENMYHKIQNKYDQGKGDSADKSPSLSDSSHKGDLGQEMKSEAFKSESPTDSESSVKTSPYISRGDLDQDQYLTEKEDSSENTSPTPRGEALDQRLSASEKRESREEEGEDEEGEEERNQKSISSPLSAEEREGEESESLPSTEKDLNNRTSPQEEPFGELCSRTEGQSLAEPQPYSNTESAETERQAAQPDATAAAAESPESGSAICDTPPQSHSAMMVFSALSEIATPPAPSHTRDHIDHSDSNVLEPDSPQLPGKSILHSAPSWANTPPSPKKGDEDMEPGISCPSAVTPSAKPEPVAPSAHPQAFGRKHGRGRRRLMHSGVEFRRQLSVEREGESAPSPPQKPCMPSSKSALFSDQLDMSAHQDIITTSETPKLLVEGSRSRMCTRSFNAQDTPPKDPQPPERRKPGRKPGSKPGPKPGPKSGLKPGPKPGPKQGSKPSLKPGPKPGLKPDSKPSPKPGLKPGPKPGPKTVLKPGPKTGPKPGPKPGPKPTEGAPRGRPRGTGSKSKLAEQEGPIQPITGGPGRGQKSLSINSQQGDGKQEVKAPGKDGKNMVLRSRKPPQDKLPKEKEKAQSEGILTQTLTGITKPNAVSQNEERMSIEPAIPVFPNQTDTSITDTSVTDSSKPDTSVTDTSVTDVSVTDTSKPDTSVTDTSKPDTSVTNTSVTDVSVTDTSKPDTSVTDTSVKDTSVTDTRVTDPSKTNTSITDTSKPDTSVTDTSKPDTSKTDTSETDTIATDVSVTDTRVTDTSVSDPNVTETSVTDTSVTDTSVTDTSIKDNSVTDTSVTDISIPVAPPEKPKEPAVAVPLETAPVPPLKRKPSPLPLEPPVKKKRGPKPKPKPQQPQPETPHSDQANQPPLVKPKEMGVRGPKRRLKRGRHIKASLITVLTKDNPPPTMADGDVVSEMPSIPSQCPTKTKYLPPRKGRGLKYEAMVQKINSGTGSKKHPPTPQPESTEATVDEVTSKPVSLPVSEESEAPVAAVSAPDVSREELARDVGSSTGAQNTEQERRVQQNTGEGVQPEPLPSGVPDAAAASGANKPTRTKRRKWAMVESTDATVVAMETGSLIINTPRLAKQRAIKNNHEMHLKQRRRKRKGGQPSEGPVADEEVETTTAEQQTETPTDTALTTTPALPAGPGEITDSPQVIATEMIQPPPSKRGRKPSSSPSKKRGRAPGEQQSSKPLRVHKKPGPKKGIKDAMEVIEAVVKAAGREARLKKKKWKKESPAVSEEKQPEPSLKQVLSKTPKSRIKHSFCPYVRMDSSRDFTSLCTIVNRRDEELKMVLQKPWKKSPDKIKNPVTVAKAIPSSSAMLQGPLVNKTLIDRCLTCCLCGKPANYRELGDLCGPYFPEDSIPRKILSARHIETPRENGEKISSNSSIREPSSSTPTSEGDPGFKKEVSKKVDMETVTKQGSSSSGGSHHLQPHPHHWRPRRAERAPAEGGSTHRPTLRDRFRRMQKLQGERRAAEATAGGQEGGNGGGGLLQRLQGEAEAKEHWAHENCAIWTNGIIMVAGRLYGLKEAVHTSTETSCSKCQRVGASISCCWKGCPHKYHYICAKEIGCMFQDDNFSLKCPKHEAL
- the LOC112241996 gene encoding retinoic acid-induced protein 1 isoform X1, translating into MQSFSRERSGFHGNQPCYQQEHHELSRLESYRQHPHHGQTRQVYEAHALATATGMPPAGPGAGPGPGSGPIPGPKDCYSQQAYPGYPQGNGGGVGGGVGGGGGSTPHDKKAYSGGSQGPPPTPQHMQAGGYSNHMGPGGYPAQYMSEGHLQQSKWDDPAQLAQYEQEMVGRMEPGPPGSSQYLDQNMLAHSQSQCHQPHQASAPVYTSPHHQPHPANPGQSPLMYPQSHLHYPQHPPSPSPSSSSYMEKCSPMPHCYKGYSMPPSSQYTRQMGSHSGLKQGGYRPPPQNSYSYQQTPSRGGYEPQPPLQGIPTPQETHPKYQHFSQPQQNYCLSELSVRSPEQYYQTCSPASSHSPARSVGRSPSYSSTPSPLMTNPESFQYSQPPMTPGAASSSSSSSAGLQDQGLLMPPRSHPSSSPNVAHPTPQHSYTQGVSMKERFSEKLLANPSLWSLNALTSQVENISNNVQQLLLSEAMVANKKGAKRSSIGSSGGSSSKKEEVYKGVPGGPEGQHGGGPMQDPYSTNQHQLVPMEMQEGGYSSSSDEQLERGYYYCGQGRSPAQAPNNTHLGLDTASSCSMTSPDDMSTRSGDSVSGLQSVASRDNMTPDPRSQGGHEPRQTPMKIVGDERSPVSVTIPSPMKQESQSPPDIQRLGLPLKENFEELAWTEKIADYEDDGVKKTSDSESDLRGSDNVTDTSEKREKWPEDEKGPALYSKINKAVTEGKSYCYDENMYHKIQNKYDQGKGDSADKSPSLSDSSHKGDLGQEMKSEAFKSESPTDSESSVKTSPYISRGDLDQDQYLTEKEDSSENTSPTPRGEALDQRLSASEKRESREEEGEDEEGEEERNQKSISSPLSAEEREGEESESLPSTEKDLNNRTSPQEEPFGELCSRTEGQSLAEPQPYSNTESAETERQAAQPDATAAAAESPESGSAICDTPPQSHSAMMVFSALSEIATPPAPSHTRDHIDHSDSNVLEPDSPQLPGKSILHSAPSWANTPPSPKKGDEDMEPGISCPSAVTPSAKPEPVAPSAHPQAFGRKHGRGRRRLMHSGVEFRRQLSVEREGESAPSPPQKPCMPSSKSALFSDQLDMSAHQDIITTSETPKLLVEGSRSRMCTRSFNAQDTPPKDPQPPERRKPGRKPGSKPGPKPGPKSGLKPGPKPGPKQGSKPSLKPGPKPGLKPDSKPSPKPGLKPGPKPGPKTVLKPGPKTGPKPGPKPGPKPTEGAPRGRPRGTGSKSKLAEQEGPIQPITGGPGRGQKSLSINSQQGDGKQEVKAPGKDGKNMVLRSRKPPQDKLPKEKEKAQSEGILTQTLTGITKPNAVSQNEERMSIEPAIPVFPNQTDTSITDTSVTDSSKPDTSVTDTSVTDVSVTDTSKPDTSVTDTSKPDTSVTNTSVTDVSVTDTSKPDTSVTDTSVKDTSVTDTRVTDPSKTNTSITDTSKPDTSVTDTSKPDTSKTDTSETDTIATDVSVTDTRVTDTSVSDPNVTETSVTDTSVTDTSVTDTSIKDNSVTDTSVTDISIPVAPPEKPKEPAVAVPLETAPVPPLKRKPSPLPLEPPVKKKRGPKPKPKPQQPQPETPHSDQANQPPLVKPKEMGVRGPKRRLKRGRHIKASLITVLTKDNPPPTMADGDVVSEMPSIPSQCPTKTKYLPPRKGRGLKYEAMVQKINSGTGSKKHPPTPQPESTEATVDEVTSKPVSLPVSEESEAPVAAVSAPDVSREELARDVGSSTGAQNTEQERRVQQNTGEGVQPEPLPSGVPDAAAASGANKPTRTKRRKWAMVESTDATVVAMETGSLIINTPRLAKQRAIKNNHEMHLKQRRRKRKGGQPSEGPVADEEVETTTAEQQTETPTDTALTTTPALPAGPGEITDSPQVIATEMIQPPPSKRGRKPSSSPSKKRGRAPGEQQSSKPLRVHKKPGPKKGIKDAMEVIEAVVKAAGREARLKKKKWKKESPAVSEEKQPEPSLKQVLSKTPKSRIKHSFCPYVRMDSSRDFTSLCTIVNRRDEELKMVLQKPWKKSPDKIKNPVTVAKAIPSSSAMLQGPLVNKTLIDRCLTCCLCGKPANYRELGDLCGPYFPEDSIPRKILSARHIETPRENGEKISSNSSIREPSSSTPTSEGDPGFKKEVSKKVDMETVTKQGSSSSGGSHHLQPHPHHWRPRRAERAPAEGGSTHRPTLRDRFRRMQKLQGERRAAEATAGGQEGGNGGGGLLQRLQGEAEAKEHWAHENCAIWTNGIIMVAGRLYGLKEAVHTSTETSCSKCQRVGASISCCWKGCPHKYHYICAKEIGCMFQDDNFSLKCPKHETDRQGLCKIEHYPAPVSITYAVRQRDRQIGHPSTQT